The Pristiophorus japonicus isolate sPriJap1 unplaced genomic scaffold, sPriJap1.hap1 HAP1_SCAFFOLD_323, whole genome shotgun sequence genome segment gggagaggagggggtgttgagggggagggagggagggagaagagggggtgtTGAGGGAGGAGGTTGGTGTGGAACAGAGATCAGTTGGGCTGGAGGGCATGTGTTCTCTGCTGAAAGACATTCTATTACAGTGGAACCACCCAGATATATCTTGGGTTATTTGCCAGTAAGATGAGGATTTCGGCGTCCTGTCGATAAGGCTGGGAACTGGTTTAATCCCAAGTGTTCACACGGGGGCAATTTAAACTCTAGGACTGGAAAGAGAATTGGTTGCCGTAGTTATGAACCGGGTGTTGAGATTAGACCAACTGGCACAGAGAATGGATCGGGTAATGAATTCTATAAACTCAACCTGGAGCAAAGAGCCCATTCACAATTAACTGGTGTTGGAAACTTGCGATGGCCTGAAATGCAGCCCGGATTGTGGTTCAACATATCAACAATGCTGCTGCACAGTGTCACCGAGTAGCCTCTCTGATCCTCACATTGAGTGTTGGCCGATTTCTGGCCCAGGCTCTGAATTGCCAGCAGTTGGGAAGGGGGACAGTCTGGCTCGTGTTCCTGGAGAAACAGCAATTTATTTCCCCCTTAAAATGTTGAAATTGGGGTCAGTGAGACCCAAATTATTCCACAATTTCTGGGCTTTAAAACCATGTCGGAAAGTCCTGGATTTCCCCAGGAATGAACACACGGTTTCTGAAGGGAGTGGATTCATTCTGTAGGAGTTTAATTTAAACCCTTGGATTGCAGTTTACCGCTGCTTCCTGTCCCGGATTCTCTAAAACTGCAAACTACAAAATACTGCTTTAAAATGAGATGATCAAATGACGAAGAATTTCTTGAAAGTTTTAACAAAGGGAGCCTAGTTTGTAGTTGCAGTGAAGCGGGTTTAACTGGTTAGGTACAGGGGGGTTTTGGTTAGTGACAGGGAGGTTTGACTGGTTGGTGACAGGCTGGTTTAACTGGTTAGTGACGGGGGGGTTTTGGTTAGTGACAGGGAGGTCTGACTGGTTGGTGACAGGGTGGTTTAACTGGTTAGTGACAGTGGGGTTTTGGTTAGTGCGGGGGTTTTTGGTTAGTGACGGGGGGTTTCACTGGTTAGTGACAGGGGGGGTTAACTGGTTAGTGACAGTGGGGTTTTGGTTAGTGACGGGGGTTTTTGGTTAGTGACGGGGGGTTTTGGTTAGTGACGGGGGGTTTTGGTTAGTGACGGGGGGTTTAACCGGTTAGTGACAGGGGGGTTTTGGTTAGTGACAGGGTGGTTTAACTGgttagtgacgggggggggggaggttggttaGTGACGGGGGGTTTTGGTTAGTGAAAGGGGGGTTTTGGTTAGTGACAGGGGGTTTTGACTGGAAGCCGCGGAAGGCTGAGTTCCTCGGTTATGAATGACTGGGAGCAGTGCACATTCCCAGTTAGCTCCAGCCGTGGTTCAGGGATTTGGTGCTTTCATCAGCTCGGCTTCCCCCTTTCCTGATGCAGGGAATCGCGCCACTGTTTCGATCCTTTCCACTCAGACTAGAATTTCCCCGGATTGTTGGCGGTTTCTCAGGAGCACATTTACAGGCCGCACAATCCCGGTGTGAACGCAACACCGAGCGTCCGTCCCGGCAGCGACCCCGTGCTGTGCACCAACCGCAACCGGAGACTGACCCGTGCATTGCAGGAACCCGCCGCTAACTCTCCGCACCCCCCGACCCTGCCCAGGGACCGGGAACTCTCCGCTAACTCTCCGCACCCCCAGACACAGCCCAGAAAACTCTCAGCACCCGGACACCCTGCCCAGGGAACCCTCCAGAGTCCTAGAACTCTCCGCTAACTCTCCGCAGCCCCAAACCCTGCCCAGGGAACTCTCCGCACCCCCCGACCCTGCCCAGGGACCGGGAACTCTCCGCTAACTCTCCGCACCCCCAGACCCTGCCCAGGGAACTCTCCGCTAACTCTCCGCGCCCCCAGACCCTGCCCAGGGACCGGGAACTCTCCGCTAACTCTCCGCACCCCCAGACCCTGCCCATGGACCGGGAACTCTCCGCTAATCTCAGCACCCCCAGACACAGCCCAGAAAACTCTCAGCACCCGGACACCCTGCCCAGGGAACCCTCCAGAGTCCTAGAACTCTCCGCTAACTCTCCGCAGCCCCAAACCCTGCCCAGGGAACTCTCCGCACCCCAAGACCGGCCCATGAACCCCCCAGGGACCGGGAACTCTCCGCTAACTCTCCGCACCCCCAGACCCTGCCCAGGGAACTCTCCGCACCCCCAGACCCTGCCCAGGGAACTCTCCGCTAACTCTCCGCACCCACAGACCCTGCCCAGGGAACTCTCCGCACCCCCAGACCCTGCCCAGGGAACTCTCCGCTAACTCTCCGCACCCACAGACCCTGCCCAGGGAACTCTCCGCTAACTCTCCGCACCCACAGACCCTGCCCAGGGACCGGGAACATGCTTTACCGTTTCCCGCTTGCGCTTCGTGTCCTTGCTCTCCACTTTCTTCAGGTCGGCTTTGAAAGCCTCGGCCTCCCCGAGCGGCCTGTCCTTGGCCAGAGTGTCCATCAGATAGGCGATGTAGCTTGTGGCCAGCCGCAGCGTTTTGATTTTGGAGAGTTTGGTGTCGGCTGGGACATTGGGGATACATTCCCGCAGCTCAGCGAAGGCGCTGTTTATGCTCTCGGTCCGGCGCCGTTCCTTCTTGGGCACGGCGGCCCCTCGCCTCCTCCCTGCCCGCTCCGGGCCGGCTCCCGCTATCCCGCAATCCGGGCTGTAGGAAGGCTGTGCCGAGTAATCGGGAGACATCTCGCCCTGGTTCAGGACCCAGCTCTGCAAGAAGGGATGGTCCTGATGGTACCGAGTGCTTGGGGCAAACGGGAATCCCTCGTGAACCAGAGCCTGGTGCTGCAATGCACCCACCACACTCATGTCTGTAAATGTAGACTCAGTCCGGGCTCACCTTCAGCTTCTCCAGACACTTCACCTGCTGCTGAGCAGCCTCCTCGCCTCTGCCTTCACCCCACTCCTTCCCATTCCCACTCACTTCTCTCCAAACTCTACTCCCTGGGATTATCCCAATCTTCCCAAATGGACAAACTGCCGCTCGTACTCTCCTTCCAATTGTGAAACCACTTAACGCTTGCCATTCTGTCAAGGCCAGCTTTATGTGGAGAGCTGGCAGCCAATCGCATGGAGAGCGGCGAAAGGGAGGGGATTAAATAGTTCACCTTCGGCAATTGGCCAGGCTGTGGAAGTACTCCAGAACAAGAGGCCAGGAACCAGCACAGACCGCAGCATCAAGTAATTGCAGTCAGAATACCCGAAAAATGCTACTCCTTGCATCTTCCATTGGCAATGGTTACCATAAACCTAACTGTAATATAGTAATACTGTAATAGCACCGTATGTCATGATTCTATTACAGTTCTAACATTAATACTAAGAATGTCCCATTGTTCTCACAGTACCAACATTAATATGGATATGTGACCCACTTGTCTGACAGCACCACTATACTTATTTAATCCACTATTCTAATACAATCGTGATGCCACTGGTGTGTTCCATTATTGTCGTCAGTGCTAAGTTTCATATTTCAAGGCAGTTACAGTACTATGCAGCTTTTGTCtctccattatagaaaggacattaaagctatAGAGAGTGTACAGCGTGCATTCACCAGGAGACCCAGGGACATAAACTGTAGATATGAGAAGAGACTAGTGAAAATGGGACTGTTTCCACTGGGGCAGAGAAGGTTTAGCACAtattataatggccctgaaattgcagtctcCCTGACCATAGTAATCCGTTTCTAAGGTTCTGCAACTTCCGGGTTTCCGTATGTGCTTGCGTGAAATCTGTCAGGGTCCGAACCGCAGGGAAACTCAGTATTGCTGGTGCatagttgagctatttgcccaaccatTGCCCACTAAACTCTTATggttggtaaaagcaggtgtagggcCTGCTTTCATCAGAGTAAGGGCATATATAAgctttaaattaaacatttaaaattaacAAATGATGCTCATACACTTTAAATGAGTCTATAAATAACAGAATGGATCACTGGCTGGcctcagacagaaagcagagagtgggggtaaagggtagctattgacagtggcagaaggatcagtgctgggaccactgttggtcgcaatttatattaacgatttagactttggaatcgaaaacgcaatttctaaatttgctgtTGACACCACATTGGGGGATAGTCGATACTGAGGGGGTCTGCAACAAATTACagtgggacattaataaacttacagaattggcatataattggcaaaagaagctcaacacagataaatgtgagggattacattttgggaggaagaacagggaggtcatttattacttggagggtgtgagtctgggtggggtagaggaacaaagggatctcggatacaaatacacaaatcactgaaagttgtgacacaggttagcaaggtcataaaaagcaaaccaagcactagagtttattgctagagggatataattgaaaagtagggaagttatgttaaccCTGTATcgacccttggttagaccacagagtACTGCGtaatgttctggtctccatattataaaaaggatatagagagggTGGAAAAATTATAAGGATGATACCCGAAATGCAAGGATGTACTTCTCAGGAAATGGTGACCAAGCtgggagaaggctgaggggagacctaatagacatATATACAATTATGAACAGTTTTAATTGAGTAGAgacagagaaagtgtttccacttgtggggaaaagcaaaaccagaggccatcaatatcagttATCTGAGACCACCTGGGCGGCTGAAGGTAGGTTCGGTCTTGTTTCATGGGGCAGAGATGAACGCCACTTTCTACCCCAATATGTTTTATTAATGATGAAGCATCTTTACAGAGCAGAGGGAGATAGAGGTGCAGAGGATGCGAGCACTGGATGCGAGCAATGTGGACattgggagtgggcactgggagcgtgcactgtgggcactgggagtgggcactgggagcgggaACTGTGGGCACTGAGAGTGGGCACAGGGAGCGGGAACTGTGGGAACTGCGAGTGGACACTGGGAGCGCGAACAGTGGGCGCTGGGAGCGAGCACTGTGGGCACTGGGAGTGGGCACTTTAGCGAGCactgtgggcactgggagcgagcactgtggGCACTGGGAGTGGGCACTTTAGCGAGCactgtgggcactgggagcgagcactgtgggcactgggagtgggcactgtgggcactgggagcgagcactgtggGCACTGGGagtggcactgggagcgagcaaagtgagcactgggagcgggcactgtgggcactgggagcgagcactgtgaGCACTGGCAGCGGACACTTTGGGCACTGTGGGCGAGCACTATGGGCACTGGGAAGTGGGCACTGTGggcactgggagtgggcactgggagcgagcacagtgggccctgggagcgagcactgggagcactgggagtgagcactgggagtgagcacaGTGGGCACTGGGAACGATCCCTGGGAGCAGTGGGAGCGGGCAttgggggcactgggagtgagcactgggagcgaaCACTGTGGGAACTTGGAGCGAGCACTGTGGGCactgggagcgggtacagtgggcaTTGAGAACGAGCACTGTGggcactgggagtgggcactgggagcggaAACTGGAAGTGGACactgtgggcactgggagcgagcactatgggcactgggagagggcactgtgtgcactgggagtgggcactgggagcgagcacagtAGGCAATGGGAGCCAGCACCGGGAGCGAGCACAgtggacactgggagcgagcactggtagCACTAGCAGCgtgcattgggagcactgggaacaAGCACTTGAATGGGCACTGGGAGCAAACATTTGGCCtgggcactgggaacgggcactgagAGCGAGCACTGCGAACGGGCACTGGGGCTGTGCACTGGAAGCGAGCgctgggaacgggcactgggagtGGAAATTGTGAGCGGACATTGTGAGCGGACACTGGGAGCGGccactgggagtgggcactgggagcgcgCACTGGGAGCggatactggggacactgggagccaGCACTGGGAACAGGCACTGGGAGCGGGCGCAGGCAGcgggcactgggagcactgggagcgggcactgtgagcgagcactgggagcactgggagcgggccgtgggagcgagcactgggagcgagaACTGAGAAcgtgcactgggagcgagcactgtgactggacactgggactgggcGCTGGGACTGGACACTGGGTGGGAGCACGGGAACGGGgactgggaacgggcactgggagggagcactgggaacgggcactgggagcactggggggAGGCActtggagcgagcactgggaggggCACCGGAAGCggacactgggagcgggcactggagcactgggagcgagcactggaagcGGGCAATGGGGGCACTGGGAAGGGCACTGGAAGCACTGGGAGAGGAAGCACTGGGAGCACCTGGAgcaggcactgggagcgagcactgggagcactgtgagTGGGCACTGGGACCGGGCACTGGGAGCACTGTGAGTGGGAAATGGGAGCGGGAGCTGTGggtactgggagcgggcactgggagctggAACTCTGggcactgggagtgggcactgggagcggcAACTGTGGGCACTGAGAGCGAGCACTGTGGGcgctgggagtgggcactgggagcgagcactgtcgtcactgggagcgggcactgtgggcactgggagcgagcactgtgggcactgggagtgggcactgggagcggaCACTGGAAGTGGACactgtgggcactgggagcgagcactatgGGCACTGGGAGAGGACACTGTGggcactgggagtgggcactgggagcgagcacagtAGGCAATGGGAGCCAGCACCGGGAGCGAGCACAgtggacactgggagcgagcactggtagCACTAGGAGCgtgcattgggagcactgggaacaAGCACTTGAATGGGCACTGGGAGCAAACATTGGGCCtgggcactgggaacgggcactgagAGCGAGCACTGCGAACGGGCACTGGGGCTGTGCACTGGAAGCGAGCgctgggaacgggcactgggagtGGAAATTGTGAGCGGGCATTGTGAGCGGacactgggagtgggcactgggagcggatactgggaacactgggagccagCACTGGGAACATGCACTGGGAGCGGGCGCAGGCAGcgggcactgggagcactgggagcgggcactgtgagcgagcactgggagcactgggagcgggccgtgggagcgagcactgggagcgagaACTGAGAAcgtgcactgggagcgagcactgtgactggacactgggactgggcGCTGGGACTGGACACTGGGTGGGAGCACGGGAACGGGgactgggaacgggcactgggagggagcactgggagcgggcactgggagcactggggggAGGCActtggagcgagcactgggaggggCACCGGAAGCggacactgggagcgggcactggagcactgggagcgagcactggaagcGGGCAATGGGAGCACTGGGAAGGGCACTGGAAGCACTGGGAGAGGAAGCACTGGGAGCACCTGGAgcaggcactgggagcgagcactgggagcactgtgagTGGGCACTGGGACCGGGCACTGGGAGCACTGTGAGTGGGAAATGGGAGCGGGAGCTGTGggtactgggagcgggcactgggagctggTACTGTGggcactgggagtgggcactgggagcggcAACTGTGGGCACTGAGAGCGAGCACTGTGGTcgctgggagtgggcactgggagcgagcactgtcgtcactgggagcgggcactgtggGCACTGGGAGAGAGCACTACGGGCActgggagtgggcagtgtgggcactgagagtggcactgggagcgagcacagtgggcactgagagcgagcactgggagcactggaagcGGATATTGGGAAAAcagggagtgagcactgggagcgagcactgtggcactgggagcgagcactgtcggcactgggattgagcactgggagcgagcactgtgggtactgggagcgagcactgtgggcactgggagtgagcactgtgggcactgggagcgagcactgtgggcactgggagtgagcactgagccgagcactgtgggcaatgggagcactgggagcgggaattgggagcactgggagt includes the following:
- the LOC139249561 gene encoding heart- and neural crest derivatives-expressed protein 1-like, encoding MSVVGALQHQALVHEGFPFAPSTRYHQDHPFLQSWVLNQGEMSPDYSAQPSYSPDCGIAGAGPERAGRRRGAAVPKKERRRTESINSAFAELRECIPNVPADTKLSKIKTLRLATSYIAYLMDTLAKDRPLGEAEAFKADLKKVESKDTKRKRETHEAVSGSTRSADKKLKGRTGWPQQVWALELNQ